In one window of Pseudodesulfovibrio sediminis DNA:
- a CDS encoding helix-turn-helix domain-containing protein, whose amino-acid sequence MFTFIKRMSFWLILVLMTMILSTSVVIAQIDPAPDDTVTDPVAAEDDGPVFSNPAQAAKADALASAAAEASAEAVADAEQAVADAEDAVTAAQGALDAIDADEDPDAAAAAQDALTAAQDALAAAQEDADTAVSNASSVSVESIAAMRDDGMGWGEIAQELGVHPSTVGLGHMKQHRERAKVAAKGAGMTMASVSAKAGKTKTTGRDIKNGVSKTPGVSSGNGKAIGLSKTSKTAKSGSKSSKSSSAPGKSNSGKGNNAGGKGNNAGGKGKSK is encoded by the coding sequence ATGTTTACGTTTATAAAACGCATGTCATTCTGGTTGATTCTTGTATTGATGACTATGATTCTTTCCACTTCGGTGGTTATTGCACAGATAGATCCGGCCCCGGACGACACTGTTACCGATCCTGTTGCTGCTGAAGACGACGGCCCTGTTTTCAGTAATCCCGCGCAAGCTGCCAAAGCAGACGCACTGGCATCAGCCGCTGCTGAAGCAAGTGCTGAGGCTGTGGCCGATGCCGAACAGGCCGTGGCTGACGCCGAGGATGCCGTTACAGCCGCACAGGGTGCGCTGGACGCGATTGATGCGGACGAAGATCCCGATGCTGCAGCCGCAGCGCAGGATGCACTGACCGCAGCGCAGGATGCGCTGGCTGCCGCACAGGAGGACGCTGACACTGCCGTCTCCAACGCCTCTTCCGTGAGTGTCGAGAGCATTGCCGCCATGCGTGATGACGGAATGGGTTGGGGTGAGATCGCTCAGGAGCTGGGTGTCCATCCGAGTACAGTCGGACTGGGACACATGAAGCAGCATCGTGAGCGCGCCAAGGTCGCCGCAAAGGGCGCTGGCATGACAATGGCCTCTGTTTCCGCCAAGGCGGGCAAGACCAAGACCACTGGGCGTGATATCAAGAATGGAGTGTCCAAGACTCCTGGCGTGTCCAGCGGCAATGGCAAGGCCATCGGCCTGAGCAAGACTTCCAAGACCGCCAAGAGCGGCTCCAAGTCCAGCAAGTCCTCCTCCGCCCCCGGCAAGAGCAATTCCGGCAAGGGCAACAATGCCGGTGGCAAGGGCAATAATGCCGGTGGCAAAGGCAAGAGCAAGTAA
- a CDS encoding tetratricopeptide repeat protein: MKVFSAMLLVVVVLAVAGCAKVMGPYYLEQEKYEEGVRVIGEQMREHPEDASAAYYVGRYTLALDKPKEALPYLEKAVKLDPENADYVFWTGVAYWAMLDFDREKAAYEKALRLDPNHISANLYLGHGYIDRGEWVKALAQYTTVLRLDPYNPEALYNKAMALNGLGRTDDAIAAWKKFLEYYPDGSLAMEATAQLNLRGNFDYRNFIIGKRNVTLKSMAFKPGTSVLENDSKVSLHLISAMMTVNKELTLHIVPFVKGNAALAKERAEVIRDYMLNANPGIQRSRLPLSWFKIAETIDMGDVKYSLDESVKFITEVR; this comes from the coding sequence GCCAAAGTAATGGGTCCATACTATCTTGAACAGGAGAAGTATGAAGAAGGCGTCAGGGTTATTGGCGAGCAGATGCGGGAACACCCTGAAGATGCATCGGCAGCCTATTATGTCGGGCGGTATACGTTGGCTTTGGATAAACCGAAGGAAGCCCTGCCGTACCTTGAGAAGGCCGTGAAGCTTGACCCTGAAAATGCCGATTACGTCTTCTGGACCGGAGTGGCATACTGGGCAATGCTTGATTTCGATCGGGAGAAGGCCGCCTACGAAAAGGCGTTGCGACTCGACCCGAACCATATTTCTGCCAATCTGTATCTCGGTCATGGCTACATAGATCGGGGTGAATGGGTCAAGGCCCTGGCACAGTATACGACGGTTCTCAGATTGGATCCGTATAATCCCGAAGCCTTGTACAACAAGGCGATGGCCCTGAACGGGCTCGGGCGAACAGATGATGCAATTGCGGCATGGAAGAAGTTCCTGGAGTATTACCCTGACGGGAGCCTGGCTATGGAAGCCACGGCACAACTCAATCTGCGTGGGAATTTCGACTACCGCAACTTCATAATAGGTAAACGGAATGTGACGCTGAAAAGCATGGCGTTCAAACCGGGTACCAGTGTTCTGGAAAACGACAGCAAGGTATCGCTGCATCTGATCAGTGCAATGATGACGGTCAACAAGGAACTGACGCTGCACATAGTGCCTTTTGTCAAGGGCAATGCCGCTCTTGCCAAGGAACGGGCAGAAGTCATCCGCGACTACATGCTGAACGCGAATCCAGGCATACAACGCTCCAGGCTGCCTTTGAGCTGGTTTAAAATTGCTGAGACAATCGATATGGGGGATGTGAAGTATTCCCTCGATGAATCAGTTAAATTTATTACCGAAGTTCGGTAA